A segment of the Flavobacterium azooxidireducens genome:
CAAACGAATTTTCAATCGGATCTTTTGTAATAATGTTGATGGTGCCCGCAATCGCATTCGACCCATACAAAGACGAACCACCACCACGAACAACTTCAATTCGTTCAATCATATTAGTTGGAATTTGATCTAAACCGTACACTCCATTTAAAGCTGAAAAAATTGGTCGGCTATCCATTAAAATTTGAGAATATGCTCCATCTAAACCATTCATCCGAACTTGAGAAAATCCACAGTTCTGACAATTCGTTTCCATTCTCAATCCGGGTTGAAAACTCAAACCTTCCGATAAACTGATGGCTTGTGCTTTTTGTAAAACTTCCGAATTTGTGACCGTTACAATCACCGGAGCTTCGGTTCTTTTCTGCAATCCGCGAGTAGCAGAAACAACGACTTGATTGAGTCCGAAAACACTTTCTTCTAAATTAAAATCCAAATGAATTTTTCCTCCGGAAGGAACATTAATATTTTTTTCCTGGTTTTTAAAACCGATTGCTTGCACGATGATGGTTTGTTTTCCCGACGGAACTTCAATGGAAAAATTTCCGTTTTCATCAGACGAAGTTCCTGTTGTTGCATTTTTCAAAAGAATACTTGCAAACGGAACCGCTTGACCCTCATATAAAATATGACCCACAACCGTTCCTTTTTCTTGAGCTTGTGAAATTAATGTAAATGATAAAACAATTAAGAGCAGAATTTTTTTCATACCAAAAAATAAATTTAGACAAAACTAAAAATTATTTTACTCATATCAAATTATCTTAGTATATTTGTTTTCAATTAATTGAATTTATGACCTATTCGGAAGAAAATTATATCAAAGTAATCTATCATTTATCCTTGGTTTCGCCCAAAGGAATTAATACCAATGCGATTGCGGGTATGATTGAGAGTAAGGCTTCTTCAGTAACGGATATGGTAAAGAAATTAGCCGAAAAAGAATTGGTTGATTACCAGAAATACCAAGGTGTGACACTCACTCAAAAAGGACTACACGCTGCCAAAATGATTGTAAGAAAACATCGTTTATGGGAAGTTTTTTTGGTAGAAAAATTAGATTTTACGTGGGATGAAGTACACGATTTAGCAGAGGAATTGGAGCACATTAAATCGGAGAAATTGATTAATCGATTGGATGAATTTTTAGGCTTCCCTAAAGAAGATCCGCACGGTGATCCGATTCCTGATCGATATGGACAGATGATAAAAGTGGAAAAACAATTACTTTCTGAAGTGGGTTTGAACAAAAAAGTGATGTGTTTGGGCGTAAAAGATAGTTCACCGAGTTTTTTGCAGTATTTAGATAAACATCAAATTTCGTTAGGTTCGGAAATTGAAATCATTAACAAAGAAGCCTTTGATATGTCGCTGACTATTTTAATGAATGGAAAAGAGATTTTGATTTCGAATAAAATTGCAGGTAATTTATTTGTAAAAGTGATATAATATGTTTGATAGCATTGTTGAGTATTTATCGAGTATTGATCCTATTTTGGCTGCTTTGTATGCCACATTATTCACTTGGTTTTTAACGGCTTTAGGCTCATCAGTCGTGTTCTTTTTTAAGACGATGAATCGTGCTGCGTTAGACGGAATGCTAGGTTTTACGGGAGGAGTTATGGTTGCTGCGAGTTATTGGAGTTTGCTTGCACCTGCCATCGAAATGTCGGAAGGAGAAGGATTTGTAAAAGTAATGCCGGCAGCGGTTGGTTTTCTTTTAGGGGCCTTTTTCTTGTTTGGTTTGGATAAAGTTTTACCACATTTACATATCAATTTCAAAGAAACGGAAGGTGTAAAATCACCTTGGCAAAAAACGACACTTTTAGTTTTGGCTATCACGTTGCACAATATTCCGGAAGGATTGGCTGTTGGTGTATTGTTTGGTGGTGTTGCGGCCGGAATTCCGGAAGCTTCTATTGCAGGAGCTACTATTT
Coding sequences within it:
- a CDS encoding metal-dependent transcriptional regulator, whose translation is MTYSEENYIKVIYHLSLVSPKGINTNAIAGMIESKASSVTDMVKKLAEKELVDYQKYQGVTLTQKGLHAAKMIVRKHRLWEVFLVEKLDFTWDEVHDLAEELEHIKSEKLINRLDEFLGFPKEDPHGDPIPDRYGQMIKVEKQLLSEVGLNKKVMCLGVKDSSPSFLQYLDKHQISLGSEIEIINKEAFDMSLTILMNGKEILISNKIAGNLFVKVI
- a CDS encoding ZIP family metal transporter → MFDSIVEYLSSIDPILAALYATLFTWFLTALGSSVVFFFKTMNRAALDGMLGFTGGVMVAASYWSLLAPAIEMSEGEGFVKVMPAAVGFLLGAFFLFGLDKVLPHLHINFKETEGVKSPWQKTTLLVLAITLHNIPEGLAVGVLFGGVAAGIPEASIAGATILAIGIGIQNFPEGIAVSMPLRRMGMSRKKSFLYGQSSALVEPIAGVLGAVAVTFFTPILPYALAFAAGAMIFVVVEEVIPETQQDKHTDIATLGFIGGFVVMMSLDVALGS